The DNA region AGACGATGGCAGCAAAGGCGTTCCTGAAGAGTCCAGGAGCACGCAGTACTACGACTGCCTCGCCGAGCTTCTGCCGCCGCTGCGTCTCGCCAAGATGGCCGCAATCCTCGGCATGAACGGCCTGCGCAAGAACGCGCCAGAGACGGTGGCCAAGCTGACTGGCGGCGAGTACTTCCACTTCAGCAGCGAGCGCGATCTGGAGCGCGGTCTGGCGACCATCTCCAACCACGTTCCCAATCGCTACGTTCTGAGCTTTCAACCACAATCGCCACAGCCGGGTTTACATGCCATTGCAGTCACGATGAAGGACCACCCCGACCTCGTCATCACCGCGAGAAGCAGCTACTGGGCAGGGGACGCGACTACAACTCAACCTCAGCCCTGATGCGTGGCTCGCCCTTCGCGTCTTCAATCCCCGCAAAGATATGCTCGGGGATAAAATTGCGCGTCGATTCCAGAGTTAACTTCGCTTCACGCAACAGGTTGCGACCTGGTCGGGCTATTCGGTCCAGCGCTTGAAGACGAGCGAGCCGTTCGTGCCGCCGAAGCCGAAAGAGTTCGACAACGTGTAGTCGATCTTTGCAGCCTGGGGCTTGTTAGGGACGTAGTTCAGGCGGCACTGGGGATCCAACTCGACGATGTTCATCGTGGGCGGGGCCGTCTGATTGAGCATGGCGAGAATCGTGATACCCGCCTCCAGTCCGCCAGCACCGCCGAGCAGATGCCCGGTCATGGATTTGGTGGAGCTGACGAGCAGCGTGTGATTCTTGGCGCGCTCGCCGAAGACGTTTTCGATGGCCTGAGACTCGAGCGCGTCGCCCAGCGGTGTGCTGGTTGCATGGGCGTTGACGTAGTCGATCTTGTCCGGAGAGATACCTGCGACCTTCAGCGCCGCGGACATCGCGCGGAAGCAGCCCTCGCCCTCGGGGGCCATGCCGGTCATGTGGAAGGCGTCCGCCGACATGCCGTAGCCGATAACCTCGGCCAGAATCTTTGCCCCGCGAGCCTTGGCGAACTCCAACTCTTCCATGATGAGGATGCCTGCGCCTTCGCCGACGACGAAGCCGTCGCGGTCCTTGTCAAAGGGACGGCAGGCATGTTCGGGGTCATCGTTGCGGGTCGACAGCGCCTTCATGGCGGCGAATCCGCCGACGCCCATGGGGGTAATCGCGGCTTCGGTGCCTCCGGCGATCATGGCATCGGCATCGCCGCGCTGGATGATGCGGAAGGCATCGCCGATGGAGTGCGCGCTTGAGGTGCAGGCGGTCGCCGTGGCCTCGTTGGGGCCCCGGGCGTTGTAGCGGATGCTGACGTGCCCCGCCGCGAGGTTGACGATGGAACCCGGGATGAAGAAGGGCGAGATCTTACGCGGGCCACCGGCTAGCATGGCCGAGTGCTCCCGTTCGATCACATCGAAACCACCAATGCCGGAGCCGATGTGGACGCCGAAGCGGTCACGGTTGCTCTCGTCGATGACGAGGCCCGAGTGCTTCATCGCCTCGTCGGCGGCGGCAATGGCGAAGTGAATAAAGCGGCCCATCTTGCGGGCCTCTTTTTTATCGATGAAGAGCAGGGGATCGAAGTCTTTAACCTCGGCGGCGAAGCGGACGGGATGGCCGGTGAGATCGAATGCCTTGATCTCAGCCATGCCGCTCTTACCCGCAAGCAGCCCAGCCCAGACTTCGGGGGCGGTTTTGCCGACCCCGCAGACGAGGCCCAAGCCGGTGACGACGACGCGACGCTGCTCCATACTTTACTTGGCCGCCTTCTGGTTCTTTTCGATGTAGTCGACAGCGTCCTTGACGGTCTTGATCTTCTCGGCATCTTCGTCGGGGATCTGAATATCGAAGGCTTCTTCGAACTGCATGACAAGCTCGACAACGTCGAGGGAATCCGCACCGAGGTCTTCCTGGAAGCTGGCGCCGGGGGTGACTTCGGCTTCATCCACTTGTAGTTGCTCGACGATAATCTGCTTTACTTTTTCATCTACTGCGGCCATTTCTTTCTCCTGTATACGTCTGCAATCAAATTCTGGATGTGGGTGCGAGTGGTCGACACCGCCATGCTCAAGAATACTGAGCGCCTAACAGAGTGTAAAGCACAGCAGGCCCGAGCTTCTTGGAATGCGAATCTTTTGTTCCCTCTGGGTAACTTTTAAAGTTCACCTCAATATCGCCACAATATGATCAGGACGGCTCGATGACGCATGGGATGCCAGCGCCTGTGATCGGCGCAGACCTGGTTTGGCAGAAGTTTATTGCTGAACCCACATGCAAAGAATTGCCGTTCATGGTCGGGCGTGGACGTCGTTTTATCAGGGAATCATTGACCTAGCGTGGATTACCCACCTATCGCCATTTGGACTGAAGATTGCACAGTAAAGGCCGATCAATCCTGCATTTGGGCCCTCGCCGGAGAGCGCTTATGGAAAAGCTCTGTGGCTATTCAGTCGTAAAGGATTGAATTCTGTTTTCAATTTGCCAAAAAAGGAAAACTCCAATGAAGAAGATCATGCTCGTTTTGTGTCTTTTTTTGCTCGCGGGTACGAGCCGCGCAAAGGCTGACAACATTCAAACCCTCGGAGAATACAACGGCACGGGAGTATTCAATGACCCGGGTCCGTACCAGCCTCCAACCGTCGTTGGAACGTTCAATATCCTTCCCGGGGATACTGCAATCACTATCTCTGGAACCTTTGGCAATTCGGTTGTTGGCAGCTCGGCAGGAGTGGATTTATTTCTGGGAAGCCTGCTGGTAGGCCAATGCGTAGAGTTCGCTCCTTGTTACAACAATGGCGCACCGTGGAGCGATACCCTGACGGCAGCCCAGATTGCCTCTCTCGGTACGGGAATCGTCGCCTTTACTGCGGATCAGACGTCCCAATTCACTATTCGGCTGGGCACAACGACGCTCGATCAGTCTGCGGTTCCGGAACCATCAAGCGTTGCTCTGCTCGGAACCGGATTGCTTGGAGTGGTCGGTCTCATCCGCCGCAGACTGAGTTGCTGACGAGTAAAACCGTTCGGAGACTTGGCAGCAGTTGAAACCAGATTTGATGGCGCAGGCAGGAGCAGGCCCCCTCACGGCCTGTCTTCTGCCTGTTGCTGTCAGTCTTCCTCGTTGCTGGCGGCGAGAAAGGGAACGATGCCGTTGCCCTCTTCGAAGCCGATGAGGCTGGAAGCCGGGGCGCTGCCATCCGATTCGCCCACCTCGCGCAGGGTGCGATTGATGGCACGGGTGCGGACGCCAAGCTTCTGAATGGTGTTCTGCACGGTGCCGACCTGGGACTCCATCTTGCTCATCAGGGTTTCAAATGTGTTAAATTCGCGCTTCGTTCCTTCAAGAACCTTCCACACCTCGTCACCTTTTTCCTGAATGGCCAGCATGTGGAAACCCATCTGGAAGCTGGTAAGGATGGCGGACAGGGTGCTGGGCCCGGCAATCGTGACATGGCATTTGGATTGAATCTCCGCCTGCAACGCGTCGCGCCGCATCACCTCGGCGTACAGACCCTCGGTGGGCAGGAACATAATGGCATGGGGCGTAGTAACCGGGGGATTGATGTACTTCTTGCAGATGCGCTCGCCCTCGGTGCGGATTGCAGCCTCAAACGCCTTGCTGGCGACGGCAACATTCTCGGGAACATTGCTCTCATACGCATTTTCAAGGCGCTCCCAATCTTCGCGGGGGAACTTGGCGTCGATGGGAAGCAGCGTCTCGCCCGCATGGCCGGGAAAGCGGACGGCAAACTCGACGACCTCCTGCGTACCTTCCTTGACCTTGGCGTTGCGCACGAACTGACTGGGCGCGAGCATCTGCTCGAGCAACATCCCAAGCTGCACCTCGGCAAAGCCTCCGCGAGCCTTGACGTTGGTGAAGATGCGGCTGAGGTCGTTGACGCCATCGGAGAGCTTGGTCATCTCGCCGAGGCCGGTGTGCACCTTGTTGAGCTGGTCAGTGACCTGACCGAAGGACTCGGTAAGCCGCGTCTGGAGGGTGGCGTTGAGCTTCTCATCGACCGTCTGACGCATCTTTTCGAGCTCTTTGGAGTTGTCGTCGTTCAGCTTGGTGAGGCGCTCTTCGACAGCAGTGCGGAGCTGGTTCTGGAGGGTGGTGTTGCTGGCCATCAGCTCATTGAGCTTGGTATTGAGAGATTCGCGAAGACTGGTGTGCCGCTCGTTGGTGTCGCTGGTGAACTCAGAGATGCGCCGGGTAATGCTATCCATCTGGTTTTGCACGGCGTTGCGGAGTTGCTCGTCGGAGGTCTTGTTGTCGGACCGGAAGGCGGCGAGACCGGTATTCAGCGTCGCGCCGAGGGTGGCGATGCTGCCGGCGATCTCGGTGCGGAGGGATGCGAACGCCGCCTCGCTGGCTTCGCGGGTGCGCTGAGCCTCTGTAGCGATGTCCGTGCGCATCTGGGCGAAGGAGGTGCGGATGTGCTCGTCGAGCGCCTGATTGCGGGCATCGAGCCGGGTGAGCTGATCAGGAATCTGGGTGAGCCGTGAATCCTGCCCGGAAGTCGGCTGCTTGCGGAGAAGCAGAAAGATGACGGCGAGAAGAGTGACGATCTGGAGGACAAGGAGAGGCGCTGGCATTCGTTTTTCCTTCGCCTAAGAGTATCACTATGGGGGATTGTGGATTCGTTTTGAGGAATGAGCTTCTCACTGCAGCTGAGAGGCTGCGGAAAAGCATGTATGCACGAAAAGCGTACCTCAGGGCGGAAGCCCCATTACAAACAAAGAGCTTACGACACGGCTGATGCCCCCTTAAGCACACCGGCCTTTCCCGAAGTCTGTGAAGCCGCAAGGACTTGGCTATGGTTACGGCCTGACTGACATCCAGCCCCTTCAAAACCAATACTCAGAGGTTCGTTAAACACTAAAATGGAGAAACCGTGACTCGCCCCCGCCCTGCCTATATCGCCATCGCTGGCATCGTGGTCGTCCTCTGTCTCTGCTGGTTCTTCTGGCATTTGGGGTCGAAGACATCCGTTCCAGCGCCATCCTCCTCTGCCGCAGCTCAAGGCCCTGTCAATGCAACGGCCTCTCCCTCCGCAGATGACCTCGCACCCACGCAGGTCTACGCGCACAATATACTGCTGCGCAAAGGCCCCAACTTCCGTATCTATATCCTTTGGATTAGCGGGCTGATGGAACGCACCCATCCGAAGGAGAATCCTTCCTTCGATGACCCGGACTCCTTCGTCTTTCAAATTCAGAAGGGCGTCATTCACGCCAACATCGGAGACATCAGCAATTACCTGAACTCCGCGTCTCCGGCGAACGCTCCGCTGAAGAACATCTCCATCCAACCCGACGGCGACCAGATCAAGTTGCACGGTACCGTTCACAAGATCGTTCCTCTTCCCATTGAGCTCGTCGGCACTCTCTCCTCTGTTCCGGACGGTCGCGTGAAGTTTCACGTCACAAAACTCAGCGTATTAAAGGTTCCTTTGAAGAGTCTGCTCCGCAGCTTCCATATCGAACTGTCCGATCTGGTCCACGCGACCAACATGCCCGGCGTTCAGATCGCAGATAACGACATCTTCTTCGACACCCAGAAGCTGCTACCCCCGCCGCACATCCGCGGTCAGCTTACGAAGGTGCGAGTCCGACCGCCGGACATTGAGGTGATCTACGGCAACGCCCCCGACGATGAGACGCGCCTGGCGCAGTGGCACAACTTTCTTCGCCTGACCGGGGGCACGCTCGACTTTGGAAAGCTCACCATGCACGACGCCGACCTCACCATGATCGACGCCTCAAAGGACGCCTGGTTCGACCTCGACCTCGTCAACTACCAGGCCCAGCTCATCAATGGCTACACTCGTATGACCGCACAGGCTGGCCTCGAGATCTATATGCCCGACCTCGATGAAATGACCACCAAAAAGAAGGCCGGCCAGAAGGTGACGATCGAATGGCTCAAAGACCGCAACCGCTCGGTTCCGTCCGACGTTCCCGTCAAGTAGCTCGTCCGTGTCTGCGGGTTGAGTTTGCTCTGCGGTCTGAGTAGGGTGGATGGAGCTGGGAGCTTTTCCAAGGAGACTCTATGCCGATTACGAACTACAGTGTGCTGGCGGGCGATCCGGTCTCGGGCAAGGTCGTGACCGGGGCGAGTACGCATTATCAGATCACCATGAATGCGCCGGGTGGCCCGTTTACCGTGGCGGTAAATATTCAGTCGATGGACGGGTCCGAGGTTCTGTACGCAATTGAAGAGGGATTTACGCCTCCGGATGAGGCCGGGCTGCTGGCGCTTCCCATGGGAATGACTGCATTACAGAGCGCTCCGGGCGGATTGGCGCTGGACTTTGTGCGGTCACAGGTCAATGGCAAGCCGATGATTACCCGCCCGCAGATGACGCTGTTGCCCCAGATGCGTTCCAAAGGCAGCGAAGAGGAGAGGCTGCTGGCTCGCGCGCGGTCGAGCGCGTTGCAGAACGCCGTCGTAACGCTGCTGAATATGACCATCGCGGACAAGGATGGCGTGATCTACGCCTTTGGCAGCGCGTATGCCGACAAAGGAAAGGTCGATGGAATTCACGATATCCACATGAACCAGGGGAATCCTGTAAATAACCATGGTGGCGATAACGGCATCTGGCAGGATGGTGCACTGTTGATTCATCTACCGTCGAAGGCGACCTGGACAGCCGTGTTTATCGCGTTTCAGACCCAGTCGTGGACGACGGACGGGGCCGGGAATCCGGCTTAGGATCGCGGAAACTGGGACGTGCTGGCGTGAACAGCTTATGCGCGACAATGTAACTACAAATGTAGTACATTGAACCTATATGGAGTTTGAGTGGGACCCGGACAAGGCCGATACGAACCTGCGCAAACATCGCGTCAGCTTCGAGGATGCTGCCCTGGTCTTCCTCGACCCGCAGCGTATCGAGACCTGCGATGATCGGACAAACTATGGGGAAGATCGCTGGAAGACCGTTGGCCTGGTCGCACCCGCTTTACTGGCTGTCGTCTATACCGTTCGCGGCAAAGACGACAATCTCATCCGATTAATCTCCGCAAGAAAGGCAGATGCCCATGAGCGCGCACAATACCGTGAAGTTCAAACTTGATCCGAACCATCCAACGTCCGCGACCGCGCCACAGCGCAAGCGGCTGAAGCGGATCGCCGCCATGCCGGATGCCGAGATCGACTATAGCGATATCCCGCGCCAGACCGAAGCGGTGCAATGGACACGACCCGGCGCGCTCGTTCCCTCAGAAAACAAGCAGCAGGTTACTCTGCGTCTCGACGCCGATGTTCTGACCTTCTTCAAAGGAACGGGCAAACGCTACCAGAGCCGCATTAATGCTGCTCTCAGAGAGTACGTTCAGGCACACAGAAAATCTGCCTGAGGAACAACGAATCGCTTAAAGCGCAGCGAGGATACGATCGGCGATGGCAGCAGCTTCGACAGCAGCCCGGACATCGTGGGTGCGCACGATATGCGCGCCATTGAGGATCGCGGCCACATTCGCCGCAGTCGTGGCGTGGAGGCGGAATTCTGGTGGCGGCAGGCTCTCGTCGTAGAGCGGCGCAAGCGCCTGAGCGAGGAAGCCCTTGCGGGAGACGCCGGCGAGAATGGGCAGATTGAGCTGCTGAAGCTGATCGAAATGAGCCAGCAATGGATAGTTTTCATCGAGCCGCTTGCCGAAACCGAAGCCAGGATCGAGAACGATTCTGTTGCGCGGGATTCCGGCGGCGGTGGCCACTTTGATCCGCTCGCTCAGCCCGGCTAGAACAAGCGGAAGGATATCTTCGGAAGGGAGCGGAGCCTGCGTCGCCCAGTCCTGCGGACGGCCCCGTGTGTGCATCAGGACCGTACCGCAGCCTAGCTGAGCGCAATTTTTGGTCATGGCTGCGTCCCAGAGATGGCCGCTGACATCATTGACGATCTCGACCCCGGCATCGACAGCGCACACCGCAGTGGATGCGTGGTGAGTGTCGATGGAGAGAACGGTCCCGGGCTTCTGGATAAGGATCGCCTCGATTACGGGCAGGACGCGGGCCTGCTCTTCGTTGGCCGTGAGCGGAATTGCGTTGGGGCGGGTAGATTCGCCGCCGATATCGAGGATCTGGGCGCCGTCGTCGAGCATCTGGAATGCCTGGGTAAGGGCGCGTTCCGGTGCATGCTCGGGCGAATAGAAGTGGCCGCCATCAGAGAAGCTGTCAGGCGTGACATTGAGAATGCCCATGATCAATGTGTGCTGGCCGAGCGCGAGGGTTCTACTGCGCATTTGCCAGTCGAAATGAGTGCGGCGGACGAAGGACATAGTTGAAGGTTAGACGCAGACTGCCGAACAGGGATGCTAGACTGCGCGGATGCTCAGGTTTGCTGGACGTTGTGCTGTGATTTTGTTGAGTGGGATGATGTTCTGCGTGCCTGCCGGGGGCCAGACACATCACCAGACGCACCATAAAAGGCATCGGGCGAAGCCGCTCAAGGTGCAGATTGCGAAGCTGCTGGATGATCCGACAGTGGAACGCGCGCACTGGGGCATCGCCGTGGCGAAGATGGATGGCAAGCCCATCTATAGGCTGAATGCGGGACAGTTCTTTCAACCTGCCAGCAATGCGAAGTTATTCACCACGGCTGCTGCTCTGGACTTGCTTGGAGCGGACAGGACATTCGAGACCACCGTCGTGGGTGAGGGCGTCTTTACGGGAGCGGAGCTGCTGAAGGGAACGCTGACCATCGTTGGCAGCGGCGATGCGAATCTTTCGGGGCGGGAGTTGCCCTACATCGCGCCAGCGGAGAGACCGAAGCACGCTCCCCCTGCTGCCGATCCGCTGCGCTATCTGGAGGCAATGGCGGACCAGGTGGCGGCAACCGGGTTGAAGCGTCTGGATGGGGACGTAGTGGGAGACGATCGGCTGTTTGCCAATGAAGGGTATCCGCAGGACTGGGCGATCGACGACGCCGTTTGGGGATATGGTGCTCCGGTGAGCGCGCTGACGGTGAATGATAACCAGATCAAGGTGACCGTCACTCCGGGCGCCTCTCCGACGATGCAGGCCGTGGTGACGATGAATCCACCTTTCCCTTACTACACTGTGGACGCTTCGGGTCTGGCCACCGGGGCGGCGGGGAGCGGAAGCCATGTGCAGATGGTGCGCATGCCAGGATCGATGGTGCTGCAGGTGTTTGGGTCGATCGCGGTGGACGCGCACCCAGTAGTGGAAGAGGTGGCGATAGCAGATCCGGCAGAGTATGCGGCGATGGCCTTCAAGAAAATGCTCGAAGCGCGGGGAATCGTGGTGACGGGAAGGGCGCGCGCGGAGCACCAGCTGCAACGATATTCGAGGGACATGGTTGAATGGTCGACCGAAATTGGGGCGCAGTTGGGCAGCAAGTTTGCTGACGGAGAAGAGATTGGAGAATGCGGCGCGGTCTCTTCGGGGGCAAGCGTCAGTGGCGTGCGGTCGGTAGTTTTGGCGAGACATCAATCACCCGCGCTGCTTGAGGATATTGTGGTCACCAATAAGGTGAGTGAGAATTTGCACGCAGAGTTGCTCTTGCGCCACCTCGCCAGGCGTTATGCGTGCGATGGATATGCAGCGCAGGGGGTCGGTGCAGTGCGGGCGTTTCTCACCGCAAAGGTGGGAATCGACCCGAACGATTTTGTCTTCTTCGATGGCTCGGGACTAAGTGGGCATGACCTGGTAACGCCGCGGGCCACGGTGCGGCTCTTGCAGTATGCAAGCATGCAGCCCTGGTTTGCGGGGTGGAAGACCTCGCTGCCGGTGGGCGGGGAGGATGGGACGCTGGCGTTTCGGTTTGCCAAAGCTCCGCTGAAGGACCACGTCTTTGCCAAGACAGGGACGCTCGGAGAGGCGCGGGCTCTCTCGGGCTATATCGAATGCGCCAGTGGACGCACCGTGATCTTTTCGATCATGGTGGATCAGCACGCTCCCCACAACCATGCGGATGAGGGTGTGATGGACAGGATTGTAGCGGCGATTGCAGCGACGAATTAATGCCTTTCCGTCGGAGAACATGCTGGAACGCACTCGTAGAATAGAGAGATGGAGCGTGGCCAGTTGTCCGTCTTTTTAGACACGAACGTGTTGGGCAATTGATGGATGCCGCTACTTCGCAGGTGCTGGTCGTGGTATTCCTGGCCACGTTCATCCGGTCGGCGTTCGGGTTCGGCGAGGCGCTGTTTGCCGTGCCGTTGCTGGCTCTTTTTATTCCACTGAAAGTTGCCGCGCCGCTGGCGGTGTTGGTATCCATTACGATTGCGGCTGTCGTCGTTGCACAGGACTGGCGCAAAATCCATGTGCGCAGCACGGGATGGTTAGTAGGCGCGACGCTGTTTGGGATTCCCATAGGCCTGCTGCTGCTGACGAGCAGCCATCAACAAGCAGTGCGGGTAACGCTGGCGATTTTTATCATGGCGTTCGCAGTGTATTCGTTGCTGGGCAGCAAACCACCCGAGTTGAAGCACGACAGCAAGGCGTGGCTTCTGGGCTGCGGGTTTATCGCAGGCGTCTTCGGCGGAGCGTATGGGATGAACGGGCCACCGCTGGTGATCTATGGAGCGATGCGGCGCTGGTCGGCCCAGCATTTTCGCGCGACCCTGCAGGGATACTTTCTGCCCGCGAGCATCATCGGCATGGGCGGATATTGGCTGGCGGGGCTCTGGGTTCCGGCGGTGACGCATTACTACCTGCTGAGCTTGCCTGTGCTGCTGCCGGCGATCTGGCTGGGCCGGGTGGTGAATCATCGCCTGCACGGAGATATTTTTCTGCGATACGTTTACGTCGGTCTGGCAGGCATCGGCGTCGTGCTGCTCGCGCAGTCCGTACACAGGTAGGGTGAGAGAATAAATTCATGGTTCGAGCTTCTTTTTTGCTGATGCTGGCCTGTGCGCTGGCAGGCTGTAAGTCTGTACCGCCTCCCACACCACTTTCGCAGTTGAACGAGCAGCAGATGCATGGACATGCTGTCTTTCAGACACACTGCGGATCCTGCCACTATGACCGGCGGGATGCTGCTCTGCATGGACCTTCGCTGCTCGGTGTCTACAAAAGGCCCTATCTGCCGAGCGGGGCGCCAGCCAATGATGAACGGGTGACGGCGACAATTCTGCACGGGCACGGGTTGATGCCAGCGGCGGGAAACTCAATGGATCAGCAGGATTTGGACGATCTGCTGGCATATCTGCACACGCTTTAGGAAACAGGAGCAGCAACGATGGCGGATGAACCGAAGGCTCGAGGACAGATGCTGCCAGGCGTGGCGGGAATCTGCCTGTTTATGCTCTTTCTGACGTTGATGAACGTGTTTGGGGCAATGCGGAACACCTTTGGCATGGGCGTGGCGAAGTACGGTGTGCTGGCGCTTTGCACGCTTCTGGTCGCGGGCATCTTTGGTCTGCTGCGCATGCGACGCTGGGGATGGGCGCTGGTGCTGGCCGGATGCGTCATGCTGTTCACCGGCGATTTCTTCTTTTTCGAAAAGACCCGCAGCGGCTTTTTTCTGATTCGCGGAATGTTTTCGCTGGTCTTCTTTCTTTATCTGGTGCGGGACGAAGTGCGCAGCCGATTACGCTGAAATGCGCTAGCTGAACGCGGCCGCCGAGGCTACGCTGATGATGAGAATCAGCACCCACCACCCTACGATGACCGCCGCTGCCTTGCCGCGACTTACCCTCGCCACGATGGACGTCCCAATCACCAGCAGTACCAGCGTCCATATCCCAATGATGTCAAAGAAGCCGAGCGCCGCCTTGAGGCCCGCTCCGGCATCGGGAAAGTAGTAGCCGAGATTGGTTCCCACCGGGT from Edaphobacter paludis includes:
- the folP gene encoding dihydropteroate synthase yields the protein MRSRTLALGQHTLIMGILNVTPDSFSDGGHFYSPEHAPERALTQAFQMLDDGAQILDIGGESTRPNAIPLTANEEQARVLPVIEAILIQKPGTVLSIDTHHASTAVCAVDAGVEIVNDVSGHLWDAAMTKNCAQLGCGTVLMHTRGRPQDWATQAPLPSEDILPLVLAGLSERIKVATAAGIPRNRIVLDPGFGFGKRLDENYPLLAHFDQLQQLNLPILAGVSRKGFLAQALAPLYDESLPPPEFRLHATTAANVAAILNGAHIVRTHDVRAAVEAAAIADRILAAL
- the dacB gene encoding D-alanyl-D-alanine carboxypeptidase/D-alanyl-D-alanine-endopeptidase; its protein translation is MLRFAGRCAVILLSGMMFCVPAGGQTHHQTHHKRHRAKPLKVQIAKLLDDPTVERAHWGIAVAKMDGKPIYRLNAGQFFQPASNAKLFTTAAALDLLGADRTFETTVVGEGVFTGAELLKGTLTIVGSGDANLSGRELPYIAPAERPKHAPPAADPLRYLEAMADQVAATGLKRLDGDVVGDDRLFANEGYPQDWAIDDAVWGYGAPVSALTVNDNQIKVTVTPGASPTMQAVVTMNPPFPYYTVDASGLATGAAGSGSHVQMVRMPGSMVLQVFGSIAVDAHPVVEEVAIADPAEYAAMAFKKMLEARGIVVTGRARAEHQLQRYSRDMVEWSTEIGAQLGSKFADGEEIGECGAVSSGASVSGVRSVVLARHQSPALLEDIVVTNKVSENLHAELLLRHLARRYACDGYAAQGVGAVRAFLTAKVGIDPNDFVFFDGSGLSGHDLVTPRATVRLLQYASMQPWFAGWKTSLPVGGEDGTLAFRFAKAPLKDHVFAKTGTLGEARALSGYIECASGRTVIFSIMVDQHAPHNHADEGVMDRIVAAIAATN
- a CDS encoding sulfite exporter TauE/SafE family protein is translated as MDAATSQVLVVVFLATFIRSAFGFGEALFAVPLLALFIPLKVAAPLAVLVSITIAAVVVAQDWRKIHVRSTGWLVGATLFGIPIGLLLLTSSHQQAVRVTLAIFIMAFAVYSLLGSKPPELKHDSKAWLLGCGFIAGVFGGAYGMNGPPLVIYGAMRRWSAQHFRATLQGYFLPASIIGMGGYWLAGLWVPAVTHYYLLSLPVLLPAIWLGRVVNHRLHGDIFLRYVYVGLAGIGVVLLAQSVHR
- a CDS encoding acyl carrier protein; amino-acid sequence: MAAVDEKVKQIIVEQLQVDEAEVTPGASFQEDLGADSLDVVELVMQFEEAFDIQIPDEDAEKIKTVKDAVDYIEKNQKAAK
- a CDS encoding BrnA antitoxin family protein; amino-acid sequence: MSAHNTVKFKLDPNHPTSATAPQRKRLKRIAAMPDAEIDYSDIPRQTEAVQWTRPGALVPSENKQQVTLRLDADVLTFFKGTGKRYQSRINAALREYVQAHRKSA
- a CDS encoding cytochrome c, whose translation is MVRASFLLMLACALAGCKSVPPPTPLSQLNEQQMHGHAVFQTHCGSCHYDRRDAALHGPSLLGVYKRPYLPSGAPANDERVTATILHGHGLMPAAGNSMDQQDLDDLLAYLHTL
- a CDS encoding YukJ family protein, yielding MPITNYSVLAGDPVSGKVVTGASTHYQITMNAPGGPFTVAVNIQSMDGSEVLYAIEEGFTPPDEAGLLALPMGMTALQSAPGGLALDFVRSQVNGKPMITRPQMTLLPQMRSKGSEEERLLARARSSALQNAVVTLLNMTIADKDGVIYAFGSAYADKGKVDGIHDIHMNQGNPVNNHGGDNGIWQDGALLIHLPSKATWTAVFIAFQTQSWTTDGAGNPA
- the rmuC gene encoding DNA recombination protein RmuC is translated as MPAPLLVLQIVTLLAVIFLLLRKQPTSGQDSRLTQIPDQLTRLDARNQALDEHIRTSFAQMRTDIATEAQRTREASEAAFASLRTEIAGSIATLGATLNTGLAAFRSDNKTSDEQLRNAVQNQMDSITRRISEFTSDTNERHTSLRESLNTKLNELMASNTTLQNQLRTAVEERLTKLNDDNSKELEKMRQTVDEKLNATLQTRLTESFGQVTDQLNKVHTGLGEMTKLSDGVNDLSRIFTNVKARGGFAEVQLGMLLEQMLAPSQFVRNAKVKEGTQEVVEFAVRFPGHAGETLLPIDAKFPREDWERLENAYESNVPENVAVASKAFEAAIRTEGERICKKYINPPVTTPHAIMFLPTEGLYAEVMRRDALQAEIQSKCHVTIAGPSTLSAILTSFQMGFHMLAIQEKGDEVWKVLEGTKREFNTFETLMSKMESQVGTVQNTIQKLGVRTRAINRTLREVGESDGSAPASSLIGFEEGNGIVPFLAASNEED
- a CDS encoding BrnT family toxin; the protein is MEFEWDPDKADTNLRKHRVSFEDAALVFLDPQRIETCDDRTNYGEDRWKTVGLVAPALLAVVYTVRGKDDNLIRLISARKADAHERAQYREVQT
- the fabF gene encoding beta-ketoacyl-ACP synthase II, giving the protein MEQRRVVVTGLGLVCGVGKTAPEVWAGLLAGKSGMAEIKAFDLTGHPVRFAAEVKDFDPLLFIDKKEARKMGRFIHFAIAAADEAMKHSGLVIDESNRDRFGVHIGSGIGGFDVIEREHSAMLAGGPRKISPFFIPGSIVNLAAGHVSIRYNARGPNEATATACTSSAHSIGDAFRIIQRGDADAMIAGGTEAAITPMGVGGFAAMKALSTRNDDPEHACRPFDKDRDGFVVGEGAGILIMEELEFAKARGAKILAEVIGYGMSADAFHMTGMAPEGEGCFRAMSAALKVAGISPDKIDYVNAHATSTPLGDALESQAIENVFGERAKNHTLLVSSTKSMTGHLLGGAGGLEAGITILAMLNQTAPPTMNIVELDPQCRLNYVPNKPQAAKIDYTLSNSFGFGGTNGSLVFKRWTE
- a CDS encoding PEP-CTERM sorting domain-containing protein; the protein is MKKIMLVLCLFLLAGTSRAKADNIQTLGEYNGTGVFNDPGPYQPPTVVGTFNILPGDTAITISGTFGNSVVGSSAGVDLFLGSLLVGQCVEFAPCYNNGAPWSDTLTAAQIASLGTGIVAFTADQTSQFTIRLGTTTLDQSAVPEPSSVALLGTGLLGVVGLIRRRLSC